In the Anastrepha obliqua isolate idAnaObli1 chromosome 1, idAnaObli1_1.0, whole genome shotgun sequence genome, one interval contains:
- the LOC129253411 gene encoding uncharacterized protein LOC129253411 produces the protein MRRSAESEMNSVDGAPNATILAEGAPTIATVRSRETTNNATTTTVSAKTTELTTTTINVINVIKTTDADATDEFHESDKNVQVVVVVVGEEQLRQQQQRNEAPIIIATKSETEAITIETAATTNTMGNTKNKTNIETADSTAAVAGTTATATATAAPARASTSEIITNIKDTEASDVQMTDMATPEGNGDGKSNGNGDSTVQEAAATSATIATATATAAVVIDNTTDTKPQPQPLLTAEGDNWECNEMELCRCCGKPNVTLYDLFPNTIADDNSIVAKGNAIETPDAENTEAQVMAKESVRRLAAENNDVNEEIACNFVDDAKNGAQIKHKTATDAPTASPLIVTSAATNKDTTKSGISTKIDANASNTPKRCYRTIAASIAAAAASTVTTSITDAISDAPTCQKINDPVVAAPDGGGVDIVEGERLAAGTSVVARVKKSATDVVAATKENSAAAAAAPKNTEANNANGQGQSSDNMENILQEMQIWQLRSHKSQSQLCVVAFNGAQLPEFVSSNAAACVMSKSFKSARIRTTHKDGKR, from the coding sequence ATGAGAAGATCGGCGGAATCAGAAATGAACAGCGTTGACGGCGCACCCAATGCCACGATTTTAGCTGAGGGAGCCCCAACGATCGCGACAGTAAGGAGCAGAGAAACCACAAATAATGCAACTACCACTACTGTGAGTGCTAAAACAACagaattaacaacaacaaccataaacGTAATAAACGTAATAAAAACAACGGACGCTGATGCCACCGACGAATTCCACGAAAGCGACAAAAATGTACAAgttgtcgtcgtcgtcgttgGTGAAGAGCAGCTacggcaacagcaacagcgTAATGAAGCGCcaataataatagcaacaaaatcTGAAACAGAAGCAATAACAATtgaaacagcagcaacaacaaacacaatgggcaataccaaaaacaaaacaaatattgaaacagCAGATAGCACAGCCGCCGTAGCGGGAACAACagctacagcaacagcaacagcagcaccaGCGCGAGCATCAACAAGCGAgataataacaaatataaaagaTACAGAGGCCAGCGACGTACAAATGACAGATATGGCAACCCCAGAGGGTAATGGCGACGGCAAAAGCAACGGCAATGGTGACTCCACAGTCCAAGAGGCCGCCGCCACTAGTGCCACTATtgccaccgccaccgccacgGCCGCCGTCGTTATTGATAACACCACCGACACTAAGCCACAGCCACAGCCATTATTGACAGCGGAAGGCGATAATTGGGAATGCAATGAGATGGAATTGTGTCGCTGTTGTGGCAAGCCCAATGTCACGCTCTATGATCTCTTCCCCAACACCATTGCAGACGACAACTCGATTGTTGCGAAGGGGAATGCAATTGAAACCCCGGATGCGGAAAATACTGAAGCGCAAGTGATGGCGAAGGAATCAGTGCGGCGACTCGCTGCTGAGAATAATGATGTGAATGAAGAGATAGCGTGCAATTTTGTTGACGATGCGAAAAATGGAGCACAAATAAAGCACAAAACGGCTACTGACGCACCAACGGCTTCACCACTGATCGTTACGTCGGCCGCCACCAACAAAGACACAACAAAAAGTGGTATCTCAACGAAGATCGATGCGAATGCCTCGAATACACCGAAGCGTTGTTATCGCACCATAGCTGCATCTATTGCGGCTGCTGCGGCATCCACAGTCACAACCAGCATAACTGACGCGATCAGTGACGCTCCCACCTGCCAAAAAATCAATGACCCAGTTGTTGCTGCCCCCGACGGCGGTGGTGTCGATATTGTGGAGGGTGAACGTCTGGCAGCCGGTACAAGTGTTGTTGCGCGTGTGAAAAAATCTGCAACCGACGTGGTTGCTGCTACGAAGGAAAAtagcgctgctgctgctgctgctcccaAAAACACGGAGGCGAACAACGCCAATGGCCAGGGACAAAGCAGCGACaacatggagaatattttgcaaGAGATGCAAATTTGGCAGCTACGG